Proteins encoded in a region of the Balaenoptera ricei isolate mBalRic1 chromosome 19, mBalRic1.hap2, whole genome shotgun sequence genome:
- the ACD gene encoding adrenocortical dysplasia protein homolog isoform X1 → MAGLGSLVLRPWIRELVLGSEALSSPRAGQLLKVLQEAEAPGPSRAPDTSEGATLLVSDGTHSIRCLVTREALNASDWEEKEFGFRGAEGRLLLLQNCGVRVQVAEGGTPAEFYLQVDRFSLLPTEQPRERVTGCNQDPDVRKKLYDCLEEHLSESTSPSAGLSLSQLLDEVEEDQEHRGALVSLAESCLMLAGPCTATPLTRWATSRCRATGEAVYSVPSLWLHISENDQQILSSLGPGQRAQGPELPPPHPALQDLSLTLISSPPSSPSSSGTPALPSHMLSEESGASISLLPALPLAAPDPAQKASSQPLSAICSAHGPLPPSSPHLSHVPNSPPLSCTPSLSPLSHVPSLHQAHVTMTQRPSLEFKELGLPPKTGQHSPRTRTTKGALESSSVWDPRKRHRDGSAFQYEYEPPCPSLCAQVQAARLPPQLVAWALHFLMEPQPEAELTQV, encoded by the exons ATGGCAGGCTTGGGGAGTCTGGTCCTGCGGCCTTGGATTCGAGAGCTGGTTCTAGGGTCAGAGGCACTCTCAAGCCCGCGGGCGGGGCAGCTGCTCAAG GTACTGCAGGAGGCCGAGGCCCCGGGCCCGTCCCGCGCTCCTGACACGTCTGAAGGGGCCACGCTACTTGTGTCCGACGGGACCCACAGTATCCGATGCTTGGTGACGCGGGAGGCTCTGAACGCCTCGGACTG GGAGGAGAAGGAGTTCGGCTTTCGAGGGGCAGAAGGCCGGCTGCTGCTACTGCAGAACTGCGGGGTCCGCGTCCAAGTCGCCGAGGGAGGCACG CCCGCGGAGTTCTACCTCCAGGTGGACCGCTTCAGCCTGCTGCCCACGGAGCAGCCCCGGGAACGGGTGACTGGTTG CAACCAGGACCCGGATGTGCGGAAAAAGCTCTATGACTGCTTGGA GGAGCACCTTTCAGAGTCCACCTCCCCCAGTGCAG GCCTTTCACTGTCCCAACTTCTGGATGAGGTAGAGGAGGACCAGGAGCATCGGGGGGCGCTAGTGAGCCTGGCTGAGAGCTGTCTGATGCTGGCAGGCCCTTGCACAGCAACCCCCCTCACCCGCTGGGCAACCTCACGCTGCAGAGCCACG GGAGAAGCTGTGTACTCTGTCCCCAGCCTATGGCTGCACATCTCTGAGAATGACCAGCAAATCCTGAGCTCTCTGGGCCCAGGTCAGAGGGCACAGG GCCCTGAGCTACCCCCACCACACCCAGCTCTACAGGACCTATCGCTGACTCTcatctcctctcctccttcctcacccAGTTCCTCAG GAACCCCTGCCCTACCCAGCCACATGCTGTCAGAGGAAAGTGGTGCCAGTATCAGCCTTCTGCCTGCCTTGCCCTTGGCTGCTCCAGACCCAGCGCAGAaggccagctcccagcccctgtcaGCCATCTGCTCAGCCCatggccccctgccccccagttcCCCACACCTCAGCCATGTACCCAACTCCCCACCCCTGAGCTGCACCCCAAGTCTGTCACCCCTTAGCCATGTCCCCAGTCTACACCAGGCCCATGTAACCATGACCCAGAGACCTAGTCTGGAGTTCAAGGAGCTAGGGTTACCCCCCAAGACCGGGCAGCACTCTCCAAGGACAAGAACCACCAAGGGAGCCCTGGAGTCCAGCTCTGTCTGG GACCCCCGAAAGAGGCATCGTGACGGTTCTGCCTTCCAATATGAGTACGAgccaccctgcccctccctgtgTGCCCAGGTCCAAGCTGCCAG GCTCCCTCCCCAGCTTGTGGCCTGGGCCTTGCACTTTCTGATGGAGCCACAGCCGGAGGCTGAACTAACCCAGGTGTGA
- the ACD gene encoding adrenocortical dysplasia protein homolog isoform X2, which produces MAGLGSLVLRPWIRELVLGSEALSSPRAGQLLKVLQEAEAPGPSRAPDTSEGATLLVSDGTHSIRCLVTREALNASDWEEKEFGFRGAEGRLLLLQNCGVRVQVAEGGTPAEFYLQVDRFSLLPTEQPRERVTGCNQDPDVRKKLYDCLEEHLSESTSPSAGLSLSQLLDEVEEDQEHRGALVSLAESCLMLAGPCTATPLTRWATSRCRATGEAVYSVPSLWLHISENDQQILSSLGPGPELPPPHPALQDLSLTLISSPPSSPSSSGTPALPSHMLSEESGASISLLPALPLAAPDPAQKASSQPLSAICSAHGPLPPSSPHLSHVPNSPPLSCTPSLSPLSHVPSLHQAHVTMTQRPSLEFKELGLPPKTGQHSPRTRTTKGALESSSVWDPRKRHRDGSAFQYEYEPPCPSLCAQVQAARLPPQLVAWALHFLMEPQPEAELTQV; this is translated from the exons ATGGCAGGCTTGGGGAGTCTGGTCCTGCGGCCTTGGATTCGAGAGCTGGTTCTAGGGTCAGAGGCACTCTCAAGCCCGCGGGCGGGGCAGCTGCTCAAG GTACTGCAGGAGGCCGAGGCCCCGGGCCCGTCCCGCGCTCCTGACACGTCTGAAGGGGCCACGCTACTTGTGTCCGACGGGACCCACAGTATCCGATGCTTGGTGACGCGGGAGGCTCTGAACGCCTCGGACTG GGAGGAGAAGGAGTTCGGCTTTCGAGGGGCAGAAGGCCGGCTGCTGCTACTGCAGAACTGCGGGGTCCGCGTCCAAGTCGCCGAGGGAGGCACG CCCGCGGAGTTCTACCTCCAGGTGGACCGCTTCAGCCTGCTGCCCACGGAGCAGCCCCGGGAACGGGTGACTGGTTG CAACCAGGACCCGGATGTGCGGAAAAAGCTCTATGACTGCTTGGA GGAGCACCTTTCAGAGTCCACCTCCCCCAGTGCAG GCCTTTCACTGTCCCAACTTCTGGATGAGGTAGAGGAGGACCAGGAGCATCGGGGGGCGCTAGTGAGCCTGGCTGAGAGCTGTCTGATGCTGGCAGGCCCTTGCACAGCAACCCCCCTCACCCGCTGGGCAACCTCACGCTGCAGAGCCACG GGAGAAGCTGTGTACTCTGTCCCCAGCCTATGGCTGCACATCTCTGAGAATGACCAGCAAATCCTGAGCTCTCTGGGCCCAG GCCCTGAGCTACCCCCACCACACCCAGCTCTACAGGACCTATCGCTGACTCTcatctcctctcctccttcctcacccAGTTCCTCAG GAACCCCTGCCCTACCCAGCCACATGCTGTCAGAGGAAAGTGGTGCCAGTATCAGCCTTCTGCCTGCCTTGCCCTTGGCTGCTCCAGACCCAGCGCAGAaggccagctcccagcccctgtcaGCCATCTGCTCAGCCCatggccccctgccccccagttcCCCACACCTCAGCCATGTACCCAACTCCCCACCCCTGAGCTGCACCCCAAGTCTGTCACCCCTTAGCCATGTCCCCAGTCTACACCAGGCCCATGTAACCATGACCCAGAGACCTAGTCTGGAGTTCAAGGAGCTAGGGTTACCCCCCAAGACCGGGCAGCACTCTCCAAGGACAAGAACCACCAAGGGAGCCCTGGAGTCCAGCTCTGTCTGG GACCCCCGAAAGAGGCATCGTGACGGTTCTGCCTTCCAATATGAGTACGAgccaccctgcccctccctgtgTGCCCAGGTCCAAGCTGCCAG GCTCCCTCCCCAGCTTGTGGCCTGGGCCTTGCACTTTCTGATGGAGCCACAGCCGGAGGCTGAACTAACCCAGGTGTGA
- the PARD6A gene encoding partitioning defective 6 homolog alpha isoform X1, giving the protein MARPQKTPARSPDSIVEVKSKFDAEFRRFALPRASVSGFQEFSRLLRAVHQIPGLDVLLGYTDAHGNLLPLTNDDSLHRALASGPPPLRLLVQKRAEADSSGLAFASNSLQRRKKGLLLRPVAPLRTRPPLLISLPQDFRQVSSVIDVDLLPETHRRVRLHKHGSDCPLGFYIRDGMSVRVAPQGLERVPGIFISRLVRGGLAESTGLLAVSDEILEVNGIEVAGKTLDQVTDMMVANSHNLIVTVKPANQRNNVVRGASGCLTGPPSAGPGPAEPDSDDDSSDLIIENREPPCSNGLSQGPPCWDLRPSRLLPDARSSLPSLDDQEQASSGWGSSIQGGGSGFSL; this is encoded by the exons ATGGCCAGGCCGCAGAAGACTCCGGCACGCAGTCCCGACAGCATCGTCGAGGTGAAGAGCAAA TTTGATGCCGAGTTCCGACGCTTCGCGCTGCCCCGCGCTTCGGTGAGCGGCTTCCAAGAGTTCTCTCGGTTGCTGCGTGCGGTACACCAGATCCCGGGCCTGGACGTGCTGCTTGGCTATACGGATGCTCACGGCAACCTACTGCCCCTCACCAACGACGACAGCCTGCACCGGGCCCTGGCCAGTGGGCCCCCGCCGCTGCGCCTGCTAGTGCAGAAGCGGG CAGAAGCTGATTCCAGTGGCCTGGCCTTTGCCTCCAACTCTCTGCAGCGGCGCAAGAAAGGGCTCCTACTTCGGCCAGTGGCACCCCTGCGCACGCGGCCACCCCTGCTAATCAGCCTGCCACAAGATTTCCGCCAGGTTTCTTCAGTCATAGATGTGGACCTACTGCCTGAGACCCACCGACGGGTGCGGCTGCATAAGCATGGTTCCGACTGCCCCCTGGGTTTCTACATCCGAGATGGCATGAGTGTGCGCGTAGCTCCCCAGGGCCTGGAACGGGTTCCAGGCATCTTCATCTCCCGCCTGGTACGAGGGGGCCTGGCTGAGAGTACAGGGCTGCTGGCAGTCAGTGATGAGATCCTCGAGGTCAATGGCATTGAGGTAGCTGGGAAGACCTTGGACCAAGTGACGGACATGATGGTCGCGAACAGCCACAACCTCATTGTCACTGTCAAGCCAGCTAATCAGCGCAATAATGTGGTGCGTGGAGCATCTGGGTGTCTGACAGGGCCTCCTtctgctgggcctgggcctgcTGAGCCTGATAGCGACGATGACAGCAGTGATCTGATCATTGAGAACCGCGAGCCTCCCTGTTCCAACGGGCTGTCTCAGGGGCCTCCATGCTGGGACCTGCGCCCAAGCCGCCTACTTCCTGATGCCCGCAGCTCTCTGCCCTCCCTGGATGATCAGGAGCAGGCCAGCTCTGGCTGGGGGAGTAGCATTCAAGGAGGTGGTAGTGGCTTCAGCCTCTGA
- the PARD6A gene encoding partitioning defective 6 homolog alpha isoform X2, with protein sequence MARPQKTPARSPDSIVEVKSKFDAEFRRFALPRASVSGFQEFSRLLRAVHQIPGLDVLLGYTDAHGNLLPLTNDDSLHRALASGPPPLRLLVQKREADSSGLAFASNSLQRRKKGLLLRPVAPLRTRPPLLISLPQDFRQVSSVIDVDLLPETHRRVRLHKHGSDCPLGFYIRDGMSVRVAPQGLERVPGIFISRLVRGGLAESTGLLAVSDEILEVNGIEVAGKTLDQVTDMMVANSHNLIVTVKPANQRNNVVRGASGCLTGPPSAGPGPAEPDSDDDSSDLIIENREPPCSNGLSQGPPCWDLRPSRLLPDARSSLPSLDDQEQASSGWGSSIQGGGSGFSL encoded by the exons ATGGCCAGGCCGCAGAAGACTCCGGCACGCAGTCCCGACAGCATCGTCGAGGTGAAGAGCAAA TTTGATGCCGAGTTCCGACGCTTCGCGCTGCCCCGCGCTTCGGTGAGCGGCTTCCAAGAGTTCTCTCGGTTGCTGCGTGCGGTACACCAGATCCCGGGCCTGGACGTGCTGCTTGGCTATACGGATGCTCACGGCAACCTACTGCCCCTCACCAACGACGACAGCCTGCACCGGGCCCTGGCCAGTGGGCCCCCGCCGCTGCGCCTGCTAGTGCAGAAGCGGG AAGCTGATTCCAGTGGCCTGGCCTTTGCCTCCAACTCTCTGCAGCGGCGCAAGAAAGGGCTCCTACTTCGGCCAGTGGCACCCCTGCGCACGCGGCCACCCCTGCTAATCAGCCTGCCACAAGATTTCCGCCAGGTTTCTTCAGTCATAGATGTGGACCTACTGCCTGAGACCCACCGACGGGTGCGGCTGCATAAGCATGGTTCCGACTGCCCCCTGGGTTTCTACATCCGAGATGGCATGAGTGTGCGCGTAGCTCCCCAGGGCCTGGAACGGGTTCCAGGCATCTTCATCTCCCGCCTGGTACGAGGGGGCCTGGCTGAGAGTACAGGGCTGCTGGCAGTCAGTGATGAGATCCTCGAGGTCAATGGCATTGAGGTAGCTGGGAAGACCTTGGACCAAGTGACGGACATGATGGTCGCGAACAGCCACAACCTCATTGTCACTGTCAAGCCAGCTAATCAGCGCAATAATGTGGTGCGTGGAGCATCTGGGTGTCTGACAGGGCCTCCTtctgctgggcctgggcctgcTGAGCCTGATAGCGACGATGACAGCAGTGATCTGATCATTGAGAACCGCGAGCCTCCCTGTTCCAACGGGCTGTCTCAGGGGCCTCCATGCTGGGACCTGCGCCCAAGCCGCCTACTTCCTGATGCCCGCAGCTCTCTGCCCTCCCTGGATGATCAGGAGCAGGCCAGCTCTGGCTGGGGGAGTAGCATTCAAGGAGGTGGTAGTGGCTTCAGCCTCTGA
- the ENKD1 gene encoding enkurin domain-containing protein 1 isoform X2, whose translation MCEGPSRISGPIPPDPTLCPDYYRRPASAQGGLEGNALKLGLLTPDPDLDATPPRGPRIGPGAREILARGRRGVGGVLLQLGGISLGPGASPKRKDPKDHEKENLRRIREIQRRFREQEHSREQDQSRPLKALWRSPKYDKVESHVKAQLQEPGPASGTEPAHFLRAHSRCGPGFPPPRVPSPQLITPGPNAKGPGPSVDFITHNARTAKRAPRRHSRLLQVLAQVLEQQRQAQEHYNATQKGHVPHYLLERRDLWRQEAEARQHSQPDPAMPPGHTCMPENQRLETLSNLLQSQSQLLRELVLLPAGADSLRAQSHRAELDRKLVQVEEAIKIFSRPKVFVKMDA comes from the exons ATGTGCGAGGGTCCGTCCCGCATCTCGGGGCCCATCCCCCCAGACCCTACGCTCTGTCCTGACTACTACCGGCGGCCGGCCTCGG CCCAAGGGGGCCTTGAGGGAAACGCGCTGAAGTTGGGCCTGCTGACTCCGGACCCCGACCTAGACGCCACCCCTCCCCGCGGCCCCCGCATCGGTCCCGGAGCCCGAGAAATCCTGGCGCGTGGCCGGCGCGGCGTGGGTGGCGTGCTGCTGCAGCTCGGGGGTATCTCCCTAGGCCCAGGGGCCTCTCCCAAGA GGAAGGACCCTAAAGACCATGAGAAGGAGAACCTGAGGCGGATCAGGGAGATCCAGAGGCGCTTCCGTGAGCAGGAGCACAGCCGGGAGCAGGACCAGTCCAGGCCCCTGAAGGCTCTGTGGCGCTCACCCAAGTATGACAAAGTGGAGTCCCATGTCAAGGCCCAGCTGCAG GAGCCCGGCCCTGCCTCTGGGACAGAGCCTGCCCACTTCCTGCGGGCACATTCCCGTTGCGGCCCTGGGTTCCCACCACCCCGTGTCCCCAGTCCCCAGCTAATCACACCAGGTCCCAATGCTAAG GGCCCAGGCCCAAGTGTGGACTTCATTACCCACAATGCTCGCACTGCCAAGAGGGCCCCCCGGCGGCATTCTCGCTTGCTGCAAGTCCTGGCACAGGTGCTGGAGCAGCAACGGCAGGCCCAGGAGCACTACAACGCCACACAGAAGGGTCACGTGCCCCATTA CTTGTTGGAGCGCAGGGATCTGTGGCGGCAGGAGGCTGAGGCCCGTCAGCACAGCCAGCCGGACCCGGCCATGCCCCCTGGCCACACTTGCATGCCTGAGAACCAGCGGCTGGAGACACTGAGCAATCTGCTCCAGA GCCAGAGCCAGCTGCTGCGTGAGCTGGTGCTGCTGCCTGCTGGGGCAGATTCACTGAGAGCCCAGAGCCATCGTGCTGAGCTGGACCGGAAGCTGGTACAGGTAGAGGAGGCCATCAAGATCTTTTCCCGCCCCAAGGTCTTTGTGAAGATGGATGCCTGA
- the ENKD1 gene encoding enkurin domain-containing protein 1 isoform X1, which yields MHSPAGLGALLQKDDGGMCEGPSRISGPIPPDPTLCPDYYRRPASAQGGLEGNALKLGLLTPDPDLDATPPRGPRIGPGAREILARGRRGVGGVLLQLGGISLGPGASPKRKDPKDHEKENLRRIREIQRRFREQEHSREQDQSRPLKALWRSPKYDKVESHVKAQLQEPGPASGTEPAHFLRAHSRCGPGFPPPRVPSPQLITPGPNAKGPGPSVDFITHNARTAKRAPRRHSRLLQVLAQVLEQQRQAQEHYNATQKGHVPHYLLERRDLWRQEAEARQHSQPDPAMPPGHTCMPENQRLETLSNLLQSQSQLLRELVLLPAGADSLRAQSHRAELDRKLVQVEEAIKIFSRPKVFVKMDA from the exons ATGCATAGCCCGGCAGGCCTCGGTGCACTGTTGCAGAAGGACGACGGCGGCATGTGCGAGGGTCCGTCCCGCATCTCGGGGCCCATCCCCCCAGACCCTACGCTCTGTCCTGACTACTACCGGCGGCCGGCCTCGG CCCAAGGGGGCCTTGAGGGAAACGCGCTGAAGTTGGGCCTGCTGACTCCGGACCCCGACCTAGACGCCACCCCTCCCCGCGGCCCCCGCATCGGTCCCGGAGCCCGAGAAATCCTGGCGCGTGGCCGGCGCGGCGTGGGTGGCGTGCTGCTGCAGCTCGGGGGTATCTCCCTAGGCCCAGGGGCCTCTCCCAAGA GGAAGGACCCTAAAGACCATGAGAAGGAGAACCTGAGGCGGATCAGGGAGATCCAGAGGCGCTTCCGTGAGCAGGAGCACAGCCGGGAGCAGGACCAGTCCAGGCCCCTGAAGGCTCTGTGGCGCTCACCCAAGTATGACAAAGTGGAGTCCCATGTCAAGGCCCAGCTGCAG GAGCCCGGCCCTGCCTCTGGGACAGAGCCTGCCCACTTCCTGCGGGCACATTCCCGTTGCGGCCCTGGGTTCCCACCACCCCGTGTCCCCAGTCCCCAGCTAATCACACCAGGTCCCAATGCTAAG GGCCCAGGCCCAAGTGTGGACTTCATTACCCACAATGCTCGCACTGCCAAGAGGGCCCCCCGGCGGCATTCTCGCTTGCTGCAAGTCCTGGCACAGGTGCTGGAGCAGCAACGGCAGGCCCAGGAGCACTACAACGCCACACAGAAGGGTCACGTGCCCCATTA CTTGTTGGAGCGCAGGGATCTGTGGCGGCAGGAGGCTGAGGCCCGTCAGCACAGCCAGCCGGACCCGGCCATGCCCCCTGGCCACACTTGCATGCCTGAGAACCAGCGGCTGGAGACACTGAGCAATCTGCTCCAGA GCCAGAGCCAGCTGCTGCGTGAGCTGGTGCTGCTGCCTGCTGGGGCAGATTCACTGAGAGCCCAGAGCCATCGTGCTGAGCTGGACCGGAAGCTGGTACAGGTAGAGGAGGCCATCAAGATCTTTTCCCGCCCCAAGGTCTTTGTGAAGATGGATGCCTGA